From Synoicihabitans lomoniglobus, the proteins below share one genomic window:
- a CDS encoding LuxR C-terminal-related transcriptional regulator — protein sequence MSPWTTVIIEDQFLFRDLLVKLVNGDPRFECVGAAGDGEAGLALCRRLHPRLVCLDLNMPRLGGLAMAEQLRAESNGSRILALTSCKDETSIAGVLELGLAGYVEKDQPITVLEKAMVAVAEGRTYYSPTFNTVRRRLGGNPMAVSKILSLREREVLQLVARGLTSAEIARDLDLSLRTVGNHRYNIMKKLELRNAAEMVAYALKQDQTSAVSSRAVD from the coding sequence ATGTCACCTTGGACGACCGTCATCATCGAGGACCAGTTCCTGTTTCGTGATTTGTTGGTGAAACTGGTCAACGGAGATCCCCGATTCGAGTGCGTGGGCGCGGCCGGTGATGGCGAGGCCGGCTTGGCGCTGTGCCGCCGACTTCACCCGCGACTCGTTTGCCTCGATTTGAACATGCCACGACTCGGAGGTCTGGCGATGGCGGAACAGCTTCGCGCGGAATCCAACGGTTCCCGCATTCTCGCGCTCACCTCGTGCAAGGACGAGACGTCGATCGCCGGCGTGCTCGAATTGGGACTCGCGGGGTATGTGGAGAAGGATCAGCCCATCACGGTCCTCGAAAAAGCCATGGTGGCCGTGGCCGAGGGGCGCACCTATTACTCGCCCACGTTTAACACGGTGCGACGACGCCTGGGCGGCAACCCGATGGCCGTCTCCAAAATCCTGAGCCTGCGCGAACGAGAAGTCCTCCAGCTCGTAGCCCGCGGCCTCACCAGCGCGGAGATTGCCCGCGACTTGGACCTGAGCCTGCGCACCGTGGGCAACCATCGCTACAACATCATGAAAAAACTCGAGCTGCGAAACGCCGCCGAAATGGTGGCCTACGCCCTGAAGCAAGATCAGACTTCGGCGGTTTCGTCGCGAGCGGTCGATTGA
- a CDS encoding SDR family NAD(P)-dependent oxidoreductase, with protein MTTFPNIFSLQGETALITGGGTGIGRAIAECMHQAGATIVLTGRRENLLQEQVSRLGDRAHYVVHDVTQLDQAHVLREKAEALVGPVTCLVNNAGIHMKKEAVKTTTQEFQLVLDTHVLGSHALTVEFAPGMMERKHGSILFTASMASLFGIPKVIAYTAAKSAYVGMVKGLATEFSPHGLRVNAIAPGWIDTDMSRQAFAGDPARLEKILARTPTGELGQSSDVGWAAVYLASPAAHFVTGTILPVDGGVSIGF; from the coding sequence ATGACCACGTTCCCGAACATCTTCTCGCTCCAGGGTGAAACCGCTTTGATCACCGGCGGCGGCACCGGTATCGGCCGCGCCATCGCCGAGTGCATGCATCAAGCCGGTGCGACCATCGTGCTCACCGGTCGGCGAGAAAACCTGTTGCAGGAGCAAGTGTCCCGCCTCGGCGACCGCGCCCACTACGTGGTCCACGACGTCACCCAACTGGATCAAGCCCACGTCCTGCGCGAAAAGGCCGAAGCCCTCGTCGGCCCGGTGACCTGCCTCGTCAACAACGCCGGCATTCACATGAAAAAGGAGGCCGTGAAAACGACCACGCAGGAGTTCCAACTCGTGCTCGATACGCACGTGCTCGGTTCCCACGCGCTTACGGTCGAATTCGCTCCCGGCATGATGGAGCGCAAACACGGCAGCATCCTCTTCACCGCTTCCATGGCCTCGCTCTTTGGCATCCCCAAGGTCATCGCCTACACCGCCGCAAAGTCAGCTTACGTCGGCATGGTTAAGGGCCTCGCCACCGAATTCTCGCCCCACGGCCTGCGGGTTAACGCCATCGCGCCCGGTTGGATCGATACCGACATGTCACGCCAAGCCTTCGCCGGTGATCCTGCGCGCTTGGAAAAAATCCTCGCCCGCACCCCCACCGGCGAACTCGGCCAGTCCAGTGATGTCGGCTGGGCTGCCGTCTACCTCGCTTCCCCCGCCGCCCACTTCGTCACCGGCACCATCCTCCCCGTCGACGGCGGCGTAAGCATCGGCTTTTAA
- a CDS encoding sensor histidine kinase — MALLRNRQIAAQMFAVFFVVGSVGQLVLLRSVAAQSLEGDYLFILPALVFVLAVYEWVESRSLCPSRIDEGQEPPSTDFSVWISVVIEALVPVSGIALLGGVLGWPSALGGPPLIGAALIPLISTLRLDFRIPVVQGVVMAVGFWVMLVLAVDAADSPAAVVALTVNLQIAKGFLLLGCGMLAGIIAHQSRRRLEDVIREHSERENVQQALDVRTAEYERAAETILEKNELISILSHDLRAPLDGVASLAQLMARAPDRFTADDIRKYADEIHGTAHNLRELLDNLVVWAELRSGQGCMPLRAVVLAEVCAPVVQLFEPAITARQLTIEVSLPSRVQVRGDAAAVATIARNLLSNAVKFTPSGGRISVSTAGQSSPGRVALIVTDTGPGIDETANDSAELRPALGLALCRQLMGQLGGSLELRPAVEGGTEAWAWFQSTARDETAEV, encoded by the coding sequence ATGGCCCTTCTCCGCAATCGCCAGATCGCCGCGCAGATGTTCGCCGTGTTCTTTGTCGTCGGTTCGGTGGGGCAGCTCGTATTGCTGCGCTCAGTGGCGGCTCAGAGCTTGGAAGGGGATTACCTCTTCATTTTGCCGGCACTGGTCTTTGTGTTGGCCGTGTATGAGTGGGTGGAGAGTCGCAGTCTTTGCCCGTCGAGAATCGACGAAGGTCAGGAGCCGCCGTCCACGGATTTTTCGGTGTGGATTTCCGTGGTGATCGAGGCGCTGGTGCCGGTGTCGGGCATCGCTCTGCTCGGAGGGGTGTTGGGGTGGCCGAGCGCGCTGGGTGGTCCGCCCCTGATCGGTGCGGCGCTGATCCCATTGATTTCCACCCTGCGGTTGGATTTTCGAATTCCGGTGGTGCAGGGAGTCGTCATGGCGGTCGGCTTTTGGGTCATGCTGGTCCTCGCGGTGGACGCGGCGGACAGTCCCGCGGCGGTGGTTGCTCTCACGGTCAATTTGCAGATTGCCAAGGGATTTTTACTGCTGGGCTGCGGGATGCTGGCGGGCATCATCGCTCATCAAAGCCGACGGCGGCTGGAGGATGTCATTCGCGAGCATTCCGAGCGGGAGAACGTGCAACAGGCATTGGACGTTCGCACGGCGGAATACGAGCGCGCGGCGGAAACGATTCTCGAGAAGAACGAACTCATTTCGATCCTCAGTCACGACCTGCGCGCGCCGCTTGATGGCGTGGCGAGTTTGGCTCAACTCATGGCTCGGGCACCGGATCGTTTCACTGCTGATGACATTCGAAAATACGCCGACGAAATTCACGGCACGGCCCACAACCTCCGTGAGTTGCTGGACAATCTCGTGGTCTGGGCGGAACTACGCTCGGGCCAAGGCTGCATGCCGCTGCGCGCCGTGGTGTTGGCGGAAGTGTGCGCGCCCGTGGTCCAGTTGTTCGAGCCGGCCATCACCGCGCGGCAATTGACGATCGAGGTGTCACTGCCTTCCCGCGTGCAGGTGCGGGGCGATGCGGCGGCCGTGGCGACGATAGCCCGCAATCTATTGTCCAACGCGGTAAAATTCACGCCGTCAGGCGGCCGTATATCCGTGAGCACCGCGGGCCAATCTTCTCCCGGTCGGGTGGCCCTGATCGTGACCGACACCGGTCCGGGCATTGACGAAACGGCGAACGATTCCGCGGAGCTGCGACCGGCACTCGGTCTGGCACTTTGTCGACAGCTGATGGGGCAGCTGGGAGGTTCCTTGGAATTGCGCCCGGCGGTCGAAGGCGGGACCGAAGCTTGGGCGTGGTTTCAATCGACCGCTCGCGACGAAACCGCCGAAGTCTGA
- a CDS encoding DUF6807 family protein, producing MKRVLPLAATLLLLASFARADFVRTDTTIGWEQDGDIIWQFSFDPDAGKPFFHPLRVPGGPSLTKLRPDDHVWHYGLWFSWKYINEANYWEQSRETGRSEGRTVWGTPHIRTFPDGGAEITLDLDYVHPTGRVDLTETRFIIVSAVATDGSYTIDWSSTFTAGREGAYLDRTPLPDEPNGVLWGGYAGLGMRLGHGPDPVQMVNLQGPMTDWVDNRIRPRTGALGVTVYPNIPDSGSLAVLAGDANMPGDGDDPWYCINGQPSRFWCSAVLVPKPLQLAPGEVWPLRYRLQMRKQAWTTADLSEAVEAWEN from the coding sequence ATGAAACGCGTTCTGCCCCTCGCCGCCACTCTGCTGCTACTCGCCTCGTTCGCCCGCGCTGACTTTGTGCGCACCGATACCACGATCGGTTGGGAACAGGACGGCGATATCATCTGGCAATTCTCCTTCGATCCCGACGCCGGCAAACCGTTCTTCCATCCGTTGCGCGTGCCTGGCGGTCCGTCCCTCACCAAACTCCGCCCCGATGACCATGTGTGGCATTATGGCCTGTGGTTTTCCTGGAAATACATCAACGAAGCCAACTACTGGGAGCAGAGCCGCGAGACCGGTCGCTCCGAAGGCCGCACTGTCTGGGGCACACCTCACATCCGCACCTTTCCCGATGGCGGCGCCGAGATCACCCTCGATCTCGACTACGTGCATCCGACCGGCCGGGTCGACCTCACCGAAACCCGCTTTATCATCGTTTCCGCCGTCGCCACCGACGGCAGCTACACCATCGATTGGAGTAGCACTTTCACCGCCGGACGCGAAGGCGCCTACCTCGACCGCACGCCCCTGCCCGACGAGCCCAATGGTGTGCTTTGGGGCGGCTACGCTGGTCTCGGCATGCGCCTCGGCCACGGTCCCGATCCGGTGCAAATGGTAAACCTCCAAGGACCCATGACCGACTGGGTCGATAATCGTATCCGCCCGCGCACCGGCGCGCTCGGTGTGACCGTGTATCCAAACATTCCCGACAGCGGCAGTCTCGCCGTGCTCGCGGGCGATGCCAACATGCCCGGCGACGGCGACGACCCGTGGTATTGCATCAACGGCCAACCCTCCCGCTTCTGGTGCTCCGCCGTGCTCGTGCCCAAGCCTCTGCAACTTGCCCCCGGCGAGGTCTGGCCCCTGCGCTACCGCCTCCAAATGCGCAAACAGGCGTGGACGACCGCCGACCTCAGCGAGGCCGTCGAGGCCTGGGAAAACTGA
- a CDS encoding homocysteine S-methyltransferase family protein has product MASSNNRLLAALASRRLVCDGGMGTQLMLAGLEQGASGEAWNITHPERVLEIQKRYVDAGADCIITNTFGGSRLMLERHGVADDVVAINQAAVRIAREAFGDKEGFVLGDIGPLGAILEPYGDLPYADAVAAITEQAKALVEAGVDAIILETQTGKEEIQAGLEGAKAAGAPCIIASFAYDLSADKSFYKTMMGFGPEDAAEFCEEHGADIIALNCGTGMDMPGAASVAEIYRDTVDLPIMIQPNAGLPVLENMKAVYKQPPEETAAETPAALAAGANIIGSCCGSTPDHTAAIRAKVDAFNAAN; this is encoded by the coding sequence ATGGCTTCCTCGAACAACCGCCTTCTCGCCGCCCTCGCCTCCCGCCGTCTCGTTTGTGACGGCGGCATGGGCACCCAACTCATGCTCGCCGGTCTCGAACAAGGCGCTTCCGGCGAGGCCTGGAACATCACTCACCCCGAGCGCGTGCTGGAGATCCAAAAACGCTACGTCGACGCCGGAGCCGACTGCATCATCACCAACACGTTTGGCGGTTCGCGGCTCATGCTGGAACGCCACGGCGTGGCCGACGACGTCGTCGCAATCAACCAAGCCGCCGTGCGCATCGCCCGTGAAGCCTTTGGCGACAAAGAAGGCTTCGTGCTCGGCGACATCGGCCCGCTCGGCGCCATCCTCGAACCTTACGGCGACCTGCCCTACGCCGACGCCGTGGCCGCCATCACCGAGCAAGCCAAGGCGCTCGTGGAGGCCGGCGTCGATGCGATCATTCTCGAAACCCAAACCGGCAAGGAAGAGATCCAGGCCGGCCTCGAAGGCGCCAAGGCCGCCGGTGCCCCCTGCATCATCGCGTCGTTCGCCTACGACCTGTCCGCCGATAAGTCCTTTTACAAAACCATGATGGGCTTTGGCCCCGAAGACGCCGCCGAGTTCTGCGAAGAACACGGCGCCGACATCATCGCCCTCAACTGCGGCACCGGCATGGACATGCCTGGGGCGGCCAGCGTGGCCGAAATCTACCGCGACACCGTCGATCTCCCCATCATGATCCAGCCCAACGCAGGCCTGCCCGTGTTGGAAAACATGAAGGCCGTCTACAAGCAGCCCCCCGAGGAAACCGCCGCCGAGACCCCGGCCGCCCTCGCCGCCGGTGCCAACATCATCGGCTCCTGCTGCGGCAGCACCCCTGACCACACCGCCGCCATCCGCGCCAAGGTCGACGCCTTCAACGCCGCCAATTAA